gaagcttgtACCTCCCCATCCTACAATCCCAAacagcatgagggactgtgctagagagaagtagataactcttagacatcccttgtccTCAGGATCCTGAATCTGTAGAtggtcttcctcagtctcctgcataattcattgagatgattATCCCAGTGCAGAAAAAAGTCCATtgtaactcccaggtatttctgtgactgtctcttgtgaactgtgtatgaagtgttattctgttgattcttgattactatctcatctcctgttggctgtccatgttgagtTGCCGAAAAGGTCAGAAAGAAGGTTTACTCATGGTTTAATGTTAGCAGATTTTTACTCAACCAGTGAGACACCCTCTGAAGTCCAGTCTCAGCTTCTCTCCAGTTCATCTCCCAGGTTGGTTCAGAGAACAGTAAAACAGTCTCATCCGCAAAGGTGGTGATTGATTCATTAATTCTCATGTTGCATAATGGATTTAtgtggagaagaaaaataattggtCCTAGTACTGTTCCTTGTAGTACTCCAAACTTCACAGTCAGCTTGTTGCTTATACATTAATTGACTCTGACACGTTGTGTTTCGGTTTGATAGGTAGTTCTTGAACAGATTCCATGCAACTCCTCTTATTCCATAGTTATCAAGCTttgaaagaagaatgtcatgTGACACTGTATCAAAAGCCTTATTTGAATCTAAGAATACTGCTAATGGTTTCTCctcagtatttattttatcggCAATCTGAGTGGTCATTACTTTCTACTTTGATGGAAGGTCTTAGTAGCtgtattcaatatcaatatagCCTATTACTTGTTTCAATATCAAACATTATAAGTAATAACCATCTTgttaatagaatgaataaatatcccTTATTCACATCAACTTAAACAActtatgaaatattatgtttgaatGCTATACTTATTACATAGGGTACTTGATATAagtatagaaaatataaatttataggACTACATATTGTTAAAATTGTCCAATGATATACataataccagccaacgaacaTTTTTCATCATCTACCACATTACTACTACATTACATTCATCATCTActtcaaatttctggttgaggtatttaATTCAGTTAGCTACAATGATAACTCTACATGGTTTCTCATCCAAGCTTTAACCCTCCACCCTATTCCCAATGTAAgcttttaaaatagagatgctttccatttcatttgaatggagttacttttcctCCCTTGAGCTTCAGAGTTTTCAGTTCTTTATACTCAAGGGCAAAAAAGTGACATTCTACATTATGTTAAAGGGAGTAAAGTatgtaagtactttagacagtaggtggaggaaaattatTCTATGACTGCACTATTTCTTCACTGTTTTGTATTGTGTgactgtagtgagattcacatcCAAAAGTCAGTTGATTTTATAGAACAGCATTGTTGTCAATTTTCCTGTTCCACCACCTTTAGTGAATAGTTGTGTCGAAGATTATAGAAGCTGTATAAGATCATAGAATGTAGTAATATTAgttagctgtgattcaagtcatccaAATACATCTGATTTAATACTGAAAAATGTTAATTCTtccaatcaattatattccagGCAAGAAAATAGCAAAAGTGGTCATTGAAAGACTCAAAGATGGATCACCAACATCAAGTCAAGAAAACAGATTTCAggtaataaatatttcaaattatccatATTTGAATAAGCAGGTGTGACTTATGCTGTTCTATTGGTAAACATTACAAAACTACATGAATAATTTACCATTGCAGTGAGAATTTCCAGTAAGATAAATGTAGAATTAACTTATGCTAACCATAAATCAACTTTCAGCACATGAACTATTATTTGAGCTTGAAGTCACAATATTTCAGAATTGTATAGTTGCATAACTGTACATCACATTTCATGGCCTCCTTCACATTCAAGTTCAATGAGTAACAAActctaattttttaatgatcATCTTCACTTTCTCATTTCCATAGTGAATTTCACACTATAAAATCAGTGGACATGATAGAATGGCATTGTTGTCAATTTTCCTGTTCCACCACCTTCCATTTTAGTGAATAGCTGTGTCGAAGATTATAGAAGCTGTATAAGATCATAGAATGTAGTAATATTAgttagctgtgattcaagtcatccaaattcatctgaTTTAATACTGAAAAATGTTAATTCTtccaatcaattatattccagGCAAGAAAATAGCAAAAGTGGTCATTGAAAGACTCAAAGATGGATCACCAACATCAAGTCAAGAAAACAGATTTCAggtaataaatatttcaaattatccatATTTGAATAAGCAGGTGTGACTTATGCTGTTCTATTGGTAAACATTACAAAACTACATGAATAATTTACCATTGCAGTGAGAATTTCCAGTAAGATAAATGTAGAATTAACCTATGCTAACCATAAATCAACTTTCAGCACATGAACTATTATTTGAGCTTGAAGTCACAATATTTCAGAATTGTATAGTTGCATAACTGTACATCACATTTCATGGCCTCCTTCACATTCAAGTTCAATGAGTAACAAActctaattttttaatgatcATCTTCACTTTCTCATTTCCATAGTGAATTTCACACTATAAAATCAGTGGACATGATAGAATGGCTTCTTTGCAACGTTTCTTCTTCCATCACCTTCTATAGTAGGTACATAGCATTGCCATCAATGATTTGCAGCTAATTCAGAACAAATTATAGACGTAACTTTATTTTACAGAGGTTGATATGTCACGTTAGTAGATTATCACAATTCATTAGTAATTTGATTTAATATATTAGTATAATATATAGAAGTGATTTGATATATTGTTGAAAACTTCATAATATCACTATTAAATGTAGTAGTTTGGTGAAGAGtgcaaaattaattaaaataatactacttcttctatagaaggtactGCAATCAATGATTTGGAGATGATTCAGACTGAATTATTAAGGTACCTTTATTTTGAAGAGGTAAATACAGCACCTATTTTTCcctttatattgtaatatttcatCTAACATAATGAAATATCCATCCACCTACTTACTGTTATGCTAACTTTTCTACCATATAGGCTGTTAGTTGGTTGATTTCTAACCTAACAGCATTATAAGTGGTCCTGgatgaaattttgtatattgcagattaataaaaacaatataaaacttgtatccttttattaaaaaaatgttaaaacattttaacgactagttttgaCCTACTTTAgccattttctagttttcaacttgggtactacaagttttatattgtttttattaatttgaataaagtagcccatataagtgaaatGATTTTTCTATATTGCAGTTTTATCTGGTCCATGGAGCACTTGTGAGGATGTTTTAAAAACACGCTCCTGCTTGCTTATATCCAACTCATGCTTAAAGAACGTCACAATAAACATGTCCTATGAGAATATCATAAAAAtagtagtttataataataatagtcctTTTATTGATTGTGAATGTGAATATTGCAGATGGAATCAGTTTCTGTTAAAATGGAGGAGGATGATAGCAGCCAGCAACCAGCTGCATGGTCTCCAGTGGAAGATAATTCAGAACAAATTATAGACGTAACTTTATTTTACAGAGGTTGATATGTCACGTTAGTAGATTATCACAATTCATTAGTAATTTGATTTAATATATTAGTATAATATATAGAAGTGATTTGATATATTGTTGAAAACTTCATAATATCACTATTAAATGTAGTAGTTTGGTGAAGAGtgcaaaattaattaaaataatactacttcttctatagaaggtactGCAATCAATGATTTGGAGATGATTCAGACTGAATTATTAAGGTACCTTTATTTTGAAGAGGTAAATACAGCACCTATTTTTCcctttatattgtaatatttcatCTAACATAATGAAATATCCATCCACCTACTTACTGTTATGCTAACTTTTCTACCATATAGGCTGTTAGTTGGTTGATTTCTAACCTAACAGCAAATCACCAATGTAATATTTTATAAGTGGTCCTGgatgaaattttgtatattgcagattaataaaaacaatataaaacttgtatccttttattaaaaaaatgttaaaacattttaacgactagttttgaCCTACTTTAgccattttctagttttcaacttgggtactacaagttttatattgtttttattaatttgaataaagtagcccatataagtgaaatGATTTTTCTATATTGCAGTTTTATCTGGTCCATGGAGCACTTGTGAGGATGTTTTAAAAACACGCTCCTGCTTGCTTATATCCAACTCATGCTTAAAGAACGTCACAATAAACATGTCCTATGTTCACAGGTCAAAATTGAGAAAGAGGAATGTGAAACTAATCACATAGAAGAAGAGCCACAACCAACCTCCAATCAGGCATGtgttttatcaattaaaaactgGGCATTGATCAATTATGCCTCATATACATCAAATTTAGCACAAGAATATAAGCtatttagttttatttaataattagtattttttgattgagattaaataataTGGTAGGTGATTGTATTCTATAAAGCCTACAAACGATGTAGCAGTGACAATTGAGCTaggaaagtattgattttcCAACGAAAGAAAAGTTAGTAAATTCATAACCTGAATCTCAATTCAGCTTTCAAATGACACAAGACATTTCTTTTGTTCACAGGTAAAGATTGAGAGAGGAATATGTGAAACCAATCACATCAAAGAAGAGCCACAGCCAAACTCCAATCAGGCATGTGTTTTATCTttactagaaaaatatattactgtagtaatacttaataataattactttattgaattttttttaattaatcatttcattcaatattttattaataattattgaaaaaaatccaaattgCATGCTGTAATGGTTGACAGCCATCCCAAATACATGTGGTACTGCAAATACTGGCAAACAGATTAAACAGTAGAAGGACATTTGATGAGAGCCAATATCCAAAAATTGTTTGCCAGCCTGGGAATCACTCCTATAGTGTGATTTAAGCTATTAAGTGAGAGGGAATAATAGGACCTCATAGTTGCCACATTTCTTCTCCATCACCTTCTATAGTAGGTACATAGCACTGTCACTTCTATACATAGCACTTTCATCAATGATTTGAAGATAATTCAGAACAAATTATAGACCTACCTTTATTTCAAAGAGGTGAATACAGCACCTTTTTCTCcttcacattttatttttatctcacATAATAAAATAGTCATCCACCTACTTACTGTTATATCAGCTTTTCTACCATATAGGCTGCTATTGGGTGGATTTCTAACCTAACAGCAAATCACCAATGTAATATTTTATAAGTGGTCCTGgatgaaattttgtatattgcagattaataaaaacaatataaaacttgtatccttttattaaaaaaatgttaaaacattttaacgactagttttgaCCTACTTTAgccattttctagttttcaacttgggtactacaagttttatattgtttttattaatttgaataaagtagcccatataagtgaaatGATTTTTCTATATTGCAGTTTTATCTGGTCCATGGAGCACTTGTGAGGATGTTTTAAAAACACACTCCTGCTTGCTTATATCCAACTCATGCTTAAAGAACGTCACAATAAACATGTCCTATGAGAATATCATAAAAAtagtagtttataataataatagtcctTTTATTGATTGTGAATGTGAATATTGCAGATGGAATCAGTTTCTGTtaaaatggaggaggaggatgatagcAGCCAGCAACCAGCTGCATGGTCTCCAGTGGAAGATAATTCCGACCAGCAACATCTAATCCCCGGCTACAATTTAATCTTCATAAAAGAGGAGTCATATGGTGAGATTCATTCTATTACTACtcaattattgattaatcaGGGTCTACACACTTTGCTTGGGTGATTAGATAGTGTGCAGCTTTCTTACATGAAGTTGCTTAATATTTGCCAATGAAAACTCCTGTGTTAATCATACTCCTGAATGGGATGTTTGCCTCATGTAAATCATGCTCAGAGCAAAATGAATCAAGGATAATTTGATAGCAGTAaaattggggatcctatttgaattgaaaaaactacttccctgtcaaataa
The sequence above is a segment of the Nilaparvata lugens isolate BPH unplaced genomic scaffold, ASM1435652v1 scaffold5841, whole genome shotgun sequence genome. Coding sequences within it:
- the LOC111049910 gene encoding uncharacterized protein LOC111049910 isoform X7; protein product: MEYHICKKIAKVVIERLKDGSPTSSQENRFQVKIEKEECETNHIEEEPQPTSNQVKIERGICETNHIKEEPQPNSNQMESVSVKMEEEDDSSQQPAAWSPVEDNSDQQHLIPGYNLIFIKEESYGTDISNQCGQVERWSNDTEYQDKINGENHTSISQTVSKVCTFKYTSKLYENEINELVKEEI